One genomic segment of Lujinxingia vulgaris includes these proteins:
- a CDS encoding efflux RND transporter periplasmic adaptor subunit — VDELTVREGFYVKPGTSMMSIAQLDEIWVEAEVFERQSEQVSVGLPVTMTLDYLKGQKWEGKVDYIYPALDAKNRTLRVRLRFENADHRLKPNMFAQVSIHAKASKAQFTVPKEAVIRTQHQNRVVIALGEGRFKSVEVEVGQINSNEAVILSGVMTGDTVVTSAQFLIDSESSKSSDFKRMEMPGSGISSSISSGMSSDSGSDSNMNMDMQPQSATVNGTINASKHKH, encoded by the coding sequence GGTAGATGAGCTAACAGTACGAGAAGGCTTTTACGTTAAACCAGGCACATCAATGATGAGTATTGCCCAGCTTGATGAAATTTGGGTAGAGGCGGAAGTGTTCGAGCGCCAATCAGAACAAGTGAGTGTTGGGTTGCCCGTTACAATGACACTTGATTACTTAAAAGGTCAAAAGTGGGAAGGTAAGGTTGATTACATTTACCCCGCGCTTGATGCTAAAAACCGGACTCTGCGTGTAAGGCTTAGGTTTGAAAATGCAGATCATCGGTTAAAACCAAATATGTTTGCACAAGTGAGCATTCACGCTAAAGCGAGTAAGGCGCAATTTACAGTCCCTAAAGAAGCGGTAATCCGCACGCAGCATCAAAACCGTGTGGTTATTGCATTAGGTGAGGGGCGTTTTAAATCGGTAGAAGTTGAAGTTGGGCAAATTAATAGTAATGAAGCGGTCATTTTGTCAGGTGTAATGACAGGTGACACGGTAGTTACTTCAGCGCAATTTTTAATAGACTCTGAATCGAGTAAAAGCTCCGACTTTAAACGAATGGAAATGCCTGGCTCTGGTATCAGCTCTAGTATTAGCTCAGGTATGAGTTCGGATTCTGGTTCAGACTCTAATATGAACATGGATATGCAGCCACAAAGCGCCACGGTTAACGGCACTATTAATGCCAGCAAACACAAACATTAA